The Legionella cincinnatiensis genome includes a region encoding these proteins:
- the tdh gene encoding L-threonine 3-dehydrogenase, giving the protein MKSLVKAKKEPGIWMEEVAMPEYGVNDVLIKVKKTAICGTDIHIYSWDEWAQATIPVPMTVGHEFYGEIVAVGQEVRGLSVGQRVSGEGHITCGFCRNCRAGKRHLCRNTLGVGVNRPGCFAEYLSLPATNVIVLPDNITGEQASILDPFGNATHCALAFDVVGEDVLITGAGPIGIMAAAIVRHIGARHVVITDVNDHRLELARKMGVTRAVNIKYEKLSDVAAELGMIEGFDVGLEMSGNPMALNDMMKAMNHGGHVAMLGIPPQETSIDWNQVIFKGLVIKGIYGREMFETWYKMIAMLQSGLDISPVITHHFPIDEYQHAFQIMASGQSGKVILEW; this is encoded by the coding sequence ATGAAATCATTAGTCAAAGCGAAAAAGGAACCTGGAATTTGGATGGAAGAAGTCGCCATGCCGGAATATGGCGTTAACGATGTATTAATTAAAGTGAAAAAAACAGCGATTTGTGGCACTGATATCCATATTTATTCTTGGGATGAATGGGCACAAGCAACGATTCCTGTGCCTATGACTGTAGGTCATGAATTTTATGGGGAAATCGTTGCTGTGGGTCAGGAAGTGCGAGGCCTCAGTGTTGGTCAGAGAGTTTCAGGTGAAGGACACATCACTTGCGGATTCTGTCGTAACTGCCGCGCAGGAAAACGACATCTTTGTCGTAATACTTTAGGTGTGGGAGTAAATAGACCAGGTTGTTTTGCGGAGTATTTATCCTTACCGGCTACTAATGTTATTGTGCTTCCCGATAACATTACTGGAGAGCAGGCTTCAATTCTAGATCCTTTTGGTAATGCAACTCATTGTGCTTTGGCTTTTGATGTTGTTGGAGAGGATGTATTGATCACTGGTGCTGGACCAATTGGTATTATGGCGGCTGCTATAGTAAGACATATAGGCGCACGTCATGTAGTGATTACTGATGTTAATGATCATCGGTTAGAGTTAGCACGAAAAATGGGTGTAACACGAGCAGTAAATATCAAATATGAAAAACTTTCTGATGTGGCTGCTGAATTAGGAATGATTGAGGGATTTGATGTAGGACTTGAAATGTCAGGAAATCCTATGGCTTTAAATGACATGATGAAAGCTATGAATCATGGTGGCCATGTTGCAATGTTGGGTATTCCTCCTCAGGAAACATCCATTGATTGGAATCAGGTTATTTTTAAGGGGCTGGTCATTAAAGGGATTTACGGTCGCGAAATGTTTGAAACATGGTATAAAATGATCGCCATGTTGCAAAGTGGCTTGGATATTTCACCAGTGATAACCCATCATTTTCCAATTGATGAGTATCAACATGCGTTTCAAATTATGGCTTCAGGCCAATCAGGTAAAGTAATTCTTGAGTGGTAG